A portion of the Rhinolophus sinicus isolate RSC01 linkage group LG16, ASM3656204v1, whole genome shotgun sequence genome contains these proteins:
- the MZT2B gene encoding mitotic-spindle organizing protein 2B isoform X1, with the protein MAAPGAAPGPGAPPGLEAALQKLVLRRKKVLSAEEMELYELAQAAGGAMDPDVFKILVDLLKLNVAPLAVFQMLKSMCAGQRLASEPQDPAAVSLPTSSVQETREASFLSTKNCSPPARPSFSSAPRPAASPVLHHGPAATHSPLSPGPPGSLRLSCCLFSPFAGRNKGSTALSGGPALAERSSREGSSQRMPRQPSATRLPKGGGPGKSPTRSST; encoded by the exons ATGGCGGCGCCGGGCGCCGCTCCCGGGCCGGGGGCACCCCCGGGGCTAGAGGCGGCCCTGCAGAAGCTTGTGCTGCGGCGGAAGAAGGTGCTGAGCGCGGAGGAGATGGAATTGTACGAGCTGGCGCAGGCGGCCGGCGGCGCCATGGACCCCGATGTGTTCAA GATCCTGGTGGACCTGCTGAAGCTGAACGTGGCGCCCCTCGCCGTCTTCCAGATGCTCAAGTCCATGTGTGCCGGGCAGAGGCTGGCAAGCGAGCCCCAGGACCCTGCGGCGGTGTCTCTGCCCACATCGAGCGTGCAAGAGACCCGAG AGGCCTCCTTTCTCTCTACCAAGAACTGTAGCCCCCCTGCAAGGCCCTCCTTTTCCTCAGCCCCGCGGCCTGCGGCCTCTCCGGTTCTGCACCATGGCCCAGCTGCCACGCACTCGCCTCTCTCTCCAGGGCCCCCCGGTTCCCTCCGGTTGTCTTGCTGCCTGTTCTCTCCTTTTGCAG GGAGAAACAAAGGCAGCACTGCTCTCAGTGGAGGTCCGGCCCTGGCAGAACGCAGCAGCCGGGAAGGATCCAGCCAGAGGATGCCCCGACAGCCCAGTGCCACCAGGCTGCCCAAGGGGGGTGGGCCGGGGAAGAGCCCCACCCGGAGCAGTACCTGA
- the MZT2B gene encoding mitotic-spindle organizing protein 2B isoform X2 codes for MAAPGAAPGPGAPPGLEAALQKLVLRRKKVLSAEEMELYELAQAAGGAMDPDVFKILVDLLKLNVAPLAVFQMLKSMCAGQRLASEPQDPAAVSLPTSSVQETRGRNKGSTALSGGPALAERSSREGSSQRMPRQPSATRLPKGGGPGKSPTRSST; via the exons ATGGCGGCGCCGGGCGCCGCTCCCGGGCCGGGGGCACCCCCGGGGCTAGAGGCGGCCCTGCAGAAGCTTGTGCTGCGGCGGAAGAAGGTGCTGAGCGCGGAGGAGATGGAATTGTACGAGCTGGCGCAGGCGGCCGGCGGCGCCATGGACCCCGATGTGTTCAA GATCCTGGTGGACCTGCTGAAGCTGAACGTGGCGCCCCTCGCCGTCTTCCAGATGCTCAAGTCCATGTGTGCCGGGCAGAGGCTGGCAAGCGAGCCCCAGGACCCTGCGGCGGTGTCTCTGCCCACATCGAGCGTGCAAGAGACCCGAG GGAGAAACAAAGGCAGCACTGCTCTCAGTGGAGGTCCGGCCCTGGCAGAACGCAGCAGCCGGGAAGGATCCAGCCAGAGGATGCCCCGACAGCCCAGTGCCACCAGGCTGCCCAAGGGGGGTGGGCCGGGGAAGAGCCCCACCCGGAGCAGTACCTGA
- the LOC141566989 gene encoding tubulin alpha-3 chain-like: MPSDKTIGGGDDSFNTFFSETGAGKHVPRAVFVDLEPMVVGRRVRAGELTTVLIDPRTRVLFVDEVHTGTYRQLFHPEQLITGKEDAANNYARGHYTIGKEIVDLVLDRIRKLADLCTGLQGFLIFHSFGGGTGSGFASLLMEWLSVDYGKKSKLEFAIYPAPQVSTAMVEPYNSILTTHTILEHSDCAFMVDNEAIYDICRRNLDIERPTYTNLNRLIGQIVSSITASLRFDGALNVDLTEFQTNLVPYPRIHFPLATYAPVISAEKAYHEQLSVAEITNACFEPANQMVKCDPRHGKYMACCMLYRVDVVLKDVNAAIATIKTKRTIQFVDWCPTGFKVGINYQPPTVVPGGDLAKVQRAVCMLSNTTAIAEAWARLDRKFHLMYAKRAFVHRYVGEGMEEGEFSEAWEDLAA, from the exons ATGCCAAGTGACAAAACCATCGGTGGTGGGGATGACTCGTTCAACACATTCTTCAGCGAGACTGGGGCTGGCAAGCATGTGCCCAGAGCAGTGTTTGTGGACCTGGAGCCCATGGTGGTCGGTAG ACGTGTCCGTGCTGGTGAGTTAACAACAGTCCTTATAGATCCGCGCACACGTGTCCTCTTTGTAGATGAAGTGCATACAGGGACCTACAGGCAGCTCTTCCACCCGGAGCAGCTGATCACGGGGAAGGAAGACGCAGCCAATAATTATGCCAGAGGCCATTATACCATCGGCAAGGAGATCGTCGACCTGGTCCTGGACCGCATCCGCAAACTG GCGGATCTGTGCACGGGGCTGCAGGGCTTCCTCATCTTCCACAGCTTCGGGGGCGGCACCGGCTCTGGGTTTGCGTCTCTGCTCATGGAGTGGCTCTCGGTGGACTACGGCAAGAAGTCCAAGCTCGAATTTGCCATCTACCCAGCCCCCCAGGTATCCACGGCCATGGTGGAGCCCTACAACTCCATCCTGACCACCCACACGATCCTGGAACATTCCGACTGTGCCTTCATGGTGGACAACGAAGCCATCTACGACATATGTCGGCGCAACCTGGACATCGAGCGTCCCACGTACACCAACCTCAATCGTCTGATTGGGCAGATCGTGTCCTCCATCACGGCCTCCCTGCGCTTCGATGGGGCCCTGAACGTGGACTTGACGGAGTTCCAGACCAACCTGGTCCCATACCCCCGCATCCACTTCCCCCTGGCCACCTACGCCCCCGTCATCTCAGCCGAGAAGGCCTACCACGAGCAGCTGTCCGTGGCCGAGATCACCAATGCCTGCTTCGAGCCGGCCAATCAGATGGTCAAGTGTGACCCTCGCCACGGCAAGTACATGGCCTGCTGCATGTTGTACAGGGTAGACGTGGTCCTGAAAGATGTCAACGCGGCAATTGCCACCATCAAGACCAAGCGCACCATCCAGTTTGTGGACTGGTGCCCGACGGGATTTAAG GTGGGCATCAACTACCAGCCCCCCACTGTCGTCCCTGGGGGAGACCTGGCCAAGGTACAGCGGGCGGTGTGCATGCTGAGCAACACCACTGCCATCGCCGAGGCCTGGGCCCGCCTGGACCGTAAGTTCCATCTCATGTACGCAAAGCGAGCCTTTGTGCACCGGTACGTGGGGGAGGGCATGGAGGAAGGGGAGTTCTCTGAGGCCTGGGAAGACCTGGCAGCTTGA